CCCCAGCAGTTTCATCTTCATAATCCATTAAGGTCTTAATCTTTTCCGCTTGTTCGATGGGAATTAGGCGCATATAATGGACAATTTTATTAGGAGAAAACTTTTTCAGGATATCCGCTGCATTATCTCGGTACATTTCTCCCAGCATATTGGCTGCATATTGGTCATCCATGGCTTCTAAATAATCAATAATATCTTCTTGCTCATCCTCATCCAAAACGTCATAAACATCGGCTAATTCCTTAGCTGAGATATATTGGTAAAGCAGACGACGTTCTTCATCACTTAGTTTGATATAAATTTTGGCTTGGTCATAAGGATGGTTCTTAAAAAATTCAAAACGCAAAGCCGACTGGTCATGTTTAGCTAAGGCTTCTTTAACGCGGTCAACAATTTCTTCAGGAGTCAATTCCTCTTCTTGTTCTGGCTTAGAACTGCTAAGTCTTTTTTGTTCTTGATCCTTCATTTAGGCGTCCCCCTTTTGATAACTAGCTAACCAAGTTTTAAAGTCTTGGGATAAAGGTGCTTCAATCACTAAATCTTCCTGGGTTAAAGGCTGCTTGAAGGCCAGGCGCTGACAGTGTAAAGCCTGACCAGACAGCCCGGCTTCCTGACTACCACCGTAGAGATCGTCCCCACAAAGAGGGGCGCCTAGATAAGCAAAGTGGACTCTAATTTGATGGGTACGTCCGGTATGGAGTTGAACCCGATAGCGGTACAATCCAGCCTGACTATCCTCCAACCAATACTCTGTCTTAGCGTGTTGACCGTCCGCTCTGATACAGCGTTCGATAATTGAGCCCTCCTTGCGACCAATCGGCGCTTCAATCAGGCCATGCTGGTCTGACCCGATAGCAGAATGGGTAAAGGCTAAATACTGCTTATTGATGCCGCCAGACTGCATTAATTGATCGATTTGCGAATGGGCGTACTTGTGTTTAGCAAAGATCATCGCTCCACTCGTAAAGCGGTCTAAACGGGTCACGACATGGATGACTTGGTTTTCGTAATTTTTTCTAACAAAGTAAGCTTTAACGAAATTAGCCATGGAGTATTCATCCTTAAATTGTGAAGGAATGGAGGTGTAGCCGGCCGGCTTATTAACAATTAAATAATCGCGGTCTTCATAAAGAATATCCAAAGGAAAATCCACCGCCATAATTTGATCTTGGCTGCCCTCAGCTGGGTAGATGATGGTCACTTGGTCTCCCAAAGAAAGGAAGTATTTACTCCCAACTCGCTTATTATTAACTATAATAGTCCCCCCATGGTATTTGATTTTAGCCAGTTGACGGCGGGAAACGCCTTTTTGCCTAAGAAAAGTCTTCACATATACTTCCTGGTCACAAGTCCATGAGAAAAATAACATAAGTCGTCAATTATCCTTTCTTATCGCGGTCGCCTAGGCCAATAAAGGCATTTTCCACTCGGTCCCAGAAATGCATATGACGGTACCTGGCAAAGTGAACCCGTGATTTAGCAATTCGGAACTCAATATTTTTCACTCCTTTTAGGGAAAAAGATAAGTGATCCAGGGTCATAAAGACTCCTGCTAAAAATTCATCATCCAATTTTACCCGGATCCACTCATCTCCAGCAATCAGGATAGGACTAGAGATGGTGCGGTAGACCCGGTTATTTAAAGAAGCAATCTCTGTGACTTGCAGGGTATCCAAGCGGGGATGAACCACCGCGCCTCCTAGAGACTTGTTCAAACCTGTTGACCCAGTCGGTGTCGATACACATAAGCCGTCCCCTTTAAAGAGTTCAAATTTTTCTTCCTTTATAAAGACTTCCCCAGTCATCGTCCCTTCAAAACGGCGTAAGGTCGCTTCGTTAAGCGCAATCAGGTGATTTTTTTCGCCATCAACCTTTTCTAAAGCCACTTCTAAAAGCGGGTAAGAGACACTCTCACCCGAGTCATTGAGGAGAAAATCAATAAACTGGTCCAATTCATCAACTGTCCAGTCGGTATAAAAACCTAAGTGCCCAGTATGAACGCCGACAAAACGGACATGGTCGAGCTGTTTTTCATAGTGGTGGAAGGCTTCCAATAAGGTCCCGTCCCCACCAATGGATACCACAATATCTGGATGGTCTTGGTCAATGCTGAAATCAGCCTGTTTACACGCAGAAAGCAGCCTGGCTTGGACATCCTTAGATGATTCATTGTCGTTACTTACTATTGCGATACGCATTGGTTGATTCTCCTTTTACATCCATATTATGATAAAATTTTAACTTGAAAAAATAATTCTTTTGGCCTATTTTATTAAGTAATTATATTAACTTAACTATAATCCTTACCCTACTATTAAAACATATTTTTCTTGCTTTAGGCAGCGATTACTGACTTTAAAGGCAAGTTTTTTGGCAAGCCCTTCAATGCTTGTTATAATACTTGGAGAAAAGAGGAGAGTGAATTTATGCACAAGGACATTGAAACAGAATATAAAAATATTCTCAGTCCAGAAGAATATCAAAAGCTCTTATCTTTATTTGATCTTCATTTAAATGAAGCCAAGCACCAACATAATATGTACTTTGACACCGAGTCTCTTCGCTTGAAGGCAAACCACAGTGCCTTAAGGATTCGACTCAGTGATACCTATGCCCATCTCACCTATAAGCAGTCACTGACTAGCGCCAAATCCTTGGAAGTCACTGATAAGGTCAGCCGTGAAAGTGCGCAAGCTATGATGGAGACAGGTCAGTTTCAGCCTGGAGCACACTTAAGCGACTTATTCCATGAAATTGGTTTATACGCGAGCGAATTACGACCCATTGGTCAATTTAAAACCACTCGCTTGGAAAAAAATTGGAAAAAGCAAAAGCTTGTATTAGACGCTTGCTCTTTTTACACTTACAATGATTATGAATTAGAATTAGAAATTGAGCCTGGAGAGGACGATCCAAAGCGTTATTTTAATGAATTTTTATCTAGCTATCATATTACTCGTCGGCCTTCCAAGCCAAAAATTGCCCGGATGCAATTAGATAAACCATTATATCCATTCGAATAATTTATACAGTTTGATCATCATTAATTGGGGGAGAATACAATGAAATCGGACTATAATTGTCATAGCATGGCAAAAAAACATCATAATAATCATATTTTTGAAATCTTTTTATTTGTTAATCCAATTGACCCGTTTTGTCTAGAGTTGGAAGAAGAGTTATTGCGTTTTGTTGCCCACAGTGATAAAAAAATCTACTTCCGCCTCGTCTCCTGTGTGGACCACCACTTCTTTTGGAACTATTTCAAGACTTTAGCCAAAAACAAGCAAAGCTTAGAAGAGAGAAATGAACTTTACCAATGCATGTATAAGGTGTCTTTGGGATACAAGGCCGCTCTCTGCCAAGGTAAGAAGCGAGGACGCACTTTCCTAATGACCATGCAAGAAGTCTTTGGCTGTCAAAAGAAATCTTACAGCTTAAAGCGTATGGAGAAATATGCTAAAAAGATTGGCCTTGACTTTGATATGTGGATGGAAGATCTCTATTCTAAGCAAACCCGTGAAGATGTTCTGGAGGATTTACAATTGGCCCATCAAATGGAAATTGTGAACTACCCTTCTTTAGTTATCTTTGATAACTTAAACTACCAATACGGTCTTAGAATCGAAGATGCCTTCACAGCCCAAGATCTGGAAGAATTGACCACTCAAATGTTGCCCCAAGCAGAAAAAAAATTAGCGAGCCTGCTCATTTAGAGAGAGAAAACAAGAGCCAGTCAAAGAAAAAATCACAATACCGCTCCTTAGATAAGGACAGTCTCAAATTAATCCGCCATTGAAATTAATTTGGCAACCTTTTTCCATATAAAAAGCGATCCGCAAAAACGGATCGCTTTTTTTATAGCAATTTTACCATGGCTTGACTAACCTGCCATAACCAGTTCTCATAAGCAAAGCTCAATTGGGGCCTAAAGGGACGCGGATTAAGGTAATTCAGTAAAAAAGTATAGATCTCTGAATCAAGTAAATTTTCTTCTTTAAGTAGGAAAACATAGGCAGCTAATAACCAGAGTTTTTCTTTGATATAGATAGACTCTCCCCTAAAGAAAAAACAAGTATCCGGTAAGTCGTCTAAGGACAATTTTCGAAAATAGAGCTGCTCTAGGAGCTTTTTCTCGGCCTTAAGCGGACGTTGACGAATTTTGCGCCTTAAAGACCGGGTCTCCCTTGCTTTTAACAACTGACTAATCCCGGGTCCGCTAGTCCCTTCTTGATTAAGTAAGCCAACTTGCTTGGGGTAAGAAAATAAATAGAGATAATTGTCAATACTTAAGTGATAACGGCATAAGAGATGACCATAATCGTTAAAACTTTGTATTTCAACTAAGCGAGTCTCCTCCACCCAATAAGGCAAATAAGTGCCAAAGCAGGGCAAATACTGAAAAAACGGAGCTAAACGATTTAAATTGTTTGCCGTTAAGCGTAAGTCTCTTTGTTTAGGATTGAGTAGCCACAAAACCTGCACTTTTGCTTGATGATAATCCTGCTCGCGACTGATGACAGCTTCTTTGGTCAGTAGGCTAGCCTGAAGTTCAATACTTACCACCACATCTCCTGCTTGAAAGAGGATATCTGAACGATGGTCAGGCGTGTAACTAGCGACTTCTACACGGGCCTGATAGCCCTTGGCTACTAAGATTTGCCTAATCTGCTCTTTATTATTCAAGTGCCAATGGGATTCCCGGCGCCAATATTTGAGGCTTAATTGATTATTTTGGTGGGCAAAATGTGGCTTCTTCCTTGAATGACAACGATAAACTAATTCTTGCCCGCAATTTGGGCAGTAGAAGTTCTGCTGGTTAAGGGCTAATATTTTTCTTTGAATGCGGTCATCAACCTCATAAGAACTAATCAACTGGCCATTAGCTAATTTTGCATAATACATGATTATTCCCCCTCATAGGAATATATCCGTAATCAGGGTTAAAATTAGCTGATTAATGCAGGATCAATTCTTTTTATCTAAAACCAATCGCTTTTTCAATGCGTGCTAGGGTTTGGTTAGCGACTTCATTGGCTTGTTTAGCACCGGCTGCTAAAACATCATCCAGTTCACTGCTTGCTAAGAGACGTTGATAGTCTTTTTGCATCGGTTCTAAAACGGCAATTAGCGCTTGGCTGAGGTCCTTTTTCAGTTGACCATAACCCGAATTGGCATAGGTTTTTTCTAGTTGACTAATGCTTTGGTCAGAAAAGGCTGAGAAAATATCTAATAGGTTAGAAACGCCTGGTTTATTTTCTGGATCATAGGAAATTTCTCCGCTCGAGTCCGTTACCGCACTTTTAATTTTCTTTTCAATCGTTTTCGGATCATCCAGTAAGGAAATAAAAGCTTTTTATTGTCATCTGATTTACTCATTTTCTTGCTTGGATCTTGTAAACTCATAATCCGCCCACCTGCCTTCGGTGTATAGATGTCTGGTTTAACCAATAGCTTTTCTTCCTTAGTGCCGAAGCGGTTATTGAAACGGTCGACAAAATTACGAGTCAATTCCATATGTTGCTTTTGGTCTTCACCTACCGGTACCAAGTCAGCGTCATAAAGCACAATGTCAGCCACCATCAAAGCGGGATAGCCTAAAAGGCCGGCAAAAATATTGTCTTGCTTTTGCGCCTTGTCCTTAAACTGAGTCATCCGTTCCAATTCCCCTAGTGGAGTCAGACATTGGACAATCCAAGCTGCTTGAGCGTGGGCTGGAACCTGACTTTGGATAAAGATAGCCGATTTGTTAGGATCAACCCCTAAGGCTAGGTATAAGGCCGCCAAAGATCTGGTATTCTTTCTTAAAGTCTCTGGATCTTGGGCAACAGTGATGGCATGTTCATTGACCACACAATAATAAGTGTCAAATTGATCCTGTAAATCGACAAATTGCTTTAAGGCACCCACGTAATTACCAATGGTTGGCGTGCCGCTTGGTTGTACCCCGGAAAAAATTCGTTTCATGAAAAGAAAACCTCCTCTAATTTTCCCTATTATATCACGAACCTGATCGGATAGACGGTATAAGTAATAAATTCACGAAGTCTTTTTTAATCGAGCTGGTGATTTTTTCGCTTATAAATAGTAAAAATAGCTTTCTCAAACAGAGTTTTACTCTGTGTTATATTTTATAAGTTAAAAAATCAGAAATTGATCAAACAAAGGTCAAATAGCGACTATATTGAAATACCTAGTTCCATATTGCTTATTTTATCACAAGCTTCACTAAGTTTTGCTCATTTATTTTTAAAAAAGAACTAGTATACGGTTCACTTTTATGATATACTGTGTATGTATACGGAACACAAGTCAAACCTTAAAGGAGAAATTGACATGGTTAAATTATATACTTCCCCTAGTTGTACTTCTTGCCGCAAAGCTCGGGCTTGGCTAGAAGAACACAACATTGCCTATGTGGAACGTAATATATTCCAAGAACCTCTAAGCCGCGATGAGATTAAAGAAATCTTAAGAATGACAGAAGATGGTACTGAAGAGATTATTTCTACGCGTTCAAAAGCCTTTCAAGAATTACATATTGATTTAAATGAAATCAGTTTAAATGAATTATTCGATCTTATCCAAGAAAACCCAGGACTATTGCGTCGACCAATCATTATGGACGAAAAACGTCTGCAAGTAGGCTATAATGAAGATGAAATTCGTCGCTTCTTGCCAAGAGAAGTAAGAACGATCGAACTTCACGAAGCTTTAAGAAAAATGGGATAAGATCCCTTACTTTTTAAATCGATGGCATGTTCATCCTCTAGCTTTTTGAATGGAGGGTGGAGGTGCCCTTTTTTCATTTTAGATGATTTATGGTAAAATAATCGTTGAAACAAAATATGCTTAAAGAAAAGATAATCACTAAATATTCGGAGGTGATTTGTGATGGAAATGGAGTATCTTAACGATAATACCATGCGCGTATTCATTGCCAAAGATGATCTCGAATCGCGCGGAATTACCCTCTTAGACCTCATGAAAGATCAAAGCCAAGTTGAAAACTTCTTTATGAGTATCTTAGAAGAAGCAGATGTTTCAAAGCGTTTTCAAGATTCAGAAGCTTTAACTTTCCAAGTCCTTCCTAAAAATGGCGGTATCGACCTCTATATTAGTAAAGCCACAGCAGATGGCCAATATATGGACAAGGATGGCTTGGAAAATCTACTTGAAAATATTACACAAAATATGAGTTCCGAGGAGGAAAACTCCTCTACAAACCCTAGTGAAGCAGACACAAAGGGAGGTCGACCTGAATTTGCTTTAGCCTTTAAGTCCTGGGACCAAGTCCTGACTTTTCTGAAATCCTACCAAGTGGATGAAGCCAGCCTAGAAGTCTATGTCTACCAAGATCTTTTTCAAGTGATTATAAGATTTGAAAAAGAAGACCTAACCCAGGCTAGACAAGCAGATCTGACTAGCTATGCTTTAGAGTTTGGTCATCTGAGTCCCTTTGCTCCTGCTCTACTCCGCGAGCATGGCCAATTATTAATTCATCCAGAATCAATTAACCAGGTCGCTCAATTATTCCAATAAAAAAATCCAGCTCATCAGCTGGATTTTTTTATTGGAATAATTTTCTCGTAGGCATAGCGTCTGCCACTACCCGCTAATTCAATCTCTCCTAAGTACTGATAACCGGCTTTTAAGATAATCTTCTGCATGCCAAGGTTATCGGGATGGGTATCAATTCTTAAGTCATTAATCTTTAAGTGATCGGCTAAGTCTTCAAAGGCTTGAAATAAGGCCCAACTAAGCCCCTGACCGCGGTACTTAGTCGCCAAGGCCACCCGATGAAAAGCTAGGTAGTCTCCCTGGCCCTGCCAAATTGAATAGTTGTCATAATCCCTGTCTATAGGCCTGGCAATAAAAAATCCGACCACATCCCCTTCGATTAAGCCTAAATACGCGTTTTTTCCTTCAATATCTTTTAATAGGCTGTCCGCTTGGTAGACGGTTGGATCTTGCCATTGATCAATATTTTGTTGGCGTAAATAGGCCGCTCCCGCCTTAATAATCGCCTGTATAGCTGGTAAATCTTCACTCTGAGCTAAGCGAATTCGCATTTTTTCCATCCTAATTCCTCCCGGTAAGAAGTTCATTACCACTTTACCATAAAGTCCATTTGCATGAGTAATAAAAATTCTTTAGCTCAAAATAAAAAAGCTTCCATCCACAGATATTTCTAAAGTCTCATGTGGATAGAAGCTTTTAATGCTTAGTAGGTAATCGTTAAGAAGTTAGGACTATTTTTGCCCTTCTTCTTGAAGTTTATGGAAGTCTTCTTCTGGTTGATCATTGTCGGTCCAGGCTTTTTGGTCAGCGTTACCAGAGATTTCTTTAATTTTCTTCTCAACGTCTTCACTTTGGTAGGCTTTGACAATCTTCTTATAAATTTCATTATCTTTATTTTCAGATTTCACTGCAATAATATTCTTATATTGAGTTCCTAAATTATCAAGGTCATCGGTATCAGAGAAAATACCATCATTAGGATCAAAACCAGCTGAAACCGCGTAATTGGTATTAGCAACAATAGCGTCAGAGTCTTTCAAGGCACGTGGCACTTGGGCAGCATCCATTTCAACCAGCTCAATATTTTTAGGATTCGAGGTAATATCATTAACAGTAGGAGTAATCCCTGCATTATCGTCGATTTCTAAGACACCAGCTTGTTCTAATAAGAGTAAGGCCCGGCCCCCATTAGTAGCGTCATTAGGGATAGCTACTTTAGCATTTTGAGGAAGGTCTTTAAGGTCTTTAACCGTATCGGAGTAGACCACCATGGCTGAAATATAAGTATAACCAATCGGCACTAAGTCAGCATTATTGTTCTTATTATAGTCCAATAAATAAGCCACATGTTGCATAGCATTCATGTCAATTTCGCCTTCTTGAACGGCCCGGTTAGGTTGCACATAATCAGAAAATAGTTGAACTTTTAAGTCAATATTTTCATCTTTCAATTTTTCAGAGACTTCGGTCCAAATCTTTTCTTCATTTTCACCAGCAACCCCAACAGTGACAGTACCGCCCTCTTCTGGCGCTTTGGCTTCTTTTGAACAGCCTCCTAGTAATAATAAGGATAGGGCTGAGGCTAAAACAACATTCCATTTCTTCATAAAAATTCTCCCCTTTTATAATTCCTTTAATGTTCGAAATGTTTTACTAAACGGTCAGCAACAGCTTGACTGATGAAGACCATAATTAAAATCAATAAGGTAGCAACTAGGATTACATCATTTTGGTAGCGTTGATAACCACGGTTAATGGCTAAGTCACCAAGACCTCCACCACCAACGACACCTGCCATGGCGGTTAAGCCAATCACATTAATAACGGTGAGGGCAGATACCCGAATCAAACCTGGGATAGCTTCTTTCAAGTAAACCCGGGTAACAATTTCACTTGTTGTAGATCCCATGGCTAGGGCTGCTTCTATGACACCAGGATCAATTTCTAATAAGGCGTTTTGGACTTGACGGGCATAGAAAGGAATCGTCCCCACAATTAAGGGAACCAGGGCTCCTGCTGTCCCGATGGCTGTCCCCATAATTAGGCGGGTAAAGCCCCCTAAAAGTGCTATTAAAATAACGAAGGGAATCGACCGACCGATGTTAACAACCTTATCTAAGACATTATAAACTGCCTTATTTTCTTTAAGACCTCCTGGCATATAGAGAACTAGGAAGACGCCGATCACTAAACCAATAGCAAAGGCAAAGAGGCAGGTAATAACCGTCATAAATAAGGTTTCCCAAGTGGCTTCAACGAATTGGTCGGAAATAGCTACCACATTTGGCATGATTTTTTCTAAGAATTCCATGCTTATTTATCCCCCTTCTCTATATGATCGAACGCATACTCCTTAGTATGAGACCCACTGCTATGGACAAAGTTAATGGCTTCTTGGACTCGGCTAGGTTCTCCATTTAAGGAAATCAGAAGCGTCCCCACCGGCGTTCCTTGAAGAATTTCAATATTGGCATAAAGGATATTAGCTAATAAATCATACTTCTTAGTCAAGGAGGCAATCAAAGGCTCCCCAGTAGAAGCTCCGGTAAAGTCAATCCGTAAGAGGCGGTCACCGGGCTCAATATTTAATAAATCAGGGTTGGCCAGGATGGTTTCAATGCCTTTTTCGGTCGGACTAGCTGAACTAATAAAGTCTTGGGTTAATTCTTCATGCGGATTTGAGAAGATATTTAAAATACTGTCTTGTTCAACCACTGAGCCAGCTTCCATAACCGCTACCCGGTCACAGATTTGTTTGATAACAGCCATTTCATGGGTAATAATGACAATGGTAATTCCCAATTCGCGGTTAACTTGCTTGAGCAAGTCTAAGATTTGGCTAGTTGTCTTAGGGTCTAAGGCACTGGTAGCTTCATCACAGAGAAGGACATGGGGATCATTGGCCAAGGCCCGCGCAATAGCGACTCTTTGCTTTTGACCACCGGATAATTGACTAGGATAAGAATCCCCCCGGTTACCCAAGCCTACCAGGTCCAGTAAGTGTTGGACTTTCTTTTGACTTTCTTCTTTAGATAAGCCGGACCCCTTTAAGGGATAGGCAACATTTTCGGCAACTGTCCGGGATTTCATTAAGTTAAAATGTTGGAAAATCATTCCAATTTTTTTACGGGCTAGACGTAGATCTTTTTCAGATAGGGCTGTAATTTCTTGACCATTAACAAAAACCTGTCCACTACTTGGTCTTTGCAGGCAATTAATGGTTCTGACTAAGGTACTTTTTCCAGCGCCAGAGTAGCCAATCACACCGAAGATTTCTCCTGATTGGATGGATAAGGACACATCCTTAACGGCATGAACGGCTTTATCATCACTCTCAAAAGTAACGGATACATTTTTTAATTCAATCAAAACGACCGCCTACCTTTCTATCACTTTCATAAACACTATTCTAACATTTTTTTGCCTTTTCAGCATGGCTTCTATTATATTACACTTGATCGCTTTTATCGATAACAAATTTGAATTGCCCACAGGTCTCTTACTTTACTTTCAAAAACATTAATTTTATAATTATTCTAAAGTAGAAAGTAATGCTAGAGAAAGGATATGATACATAATGGCATACACAGAAACAAAAAAAGCACTTAATCAATTAGTTGCTGACCTGGTTCAAGCCCACACCGTTATCCATCAAATTCACTGGTATATGCGTGGGGAAGGTTTTCTTTTCTATCATCCAAAACTCGATAGCTTTATGGATGATATTCTTGAACAGCTCGATGTTGTTTCTGAACGTATAATTACTATCGATGGTTCCCCCTTCTCAACCCTTAAAGAATTTTCTGACCACACCCGTATTCCCGACCATAAGGGCGAGTGGAATACCAGTATCCAAGAAGATATGCATCGGGTTGCTGATGTTATCCGCATCTTAGCAGACGACTATCAATTAGGGGTCGATGCAGCAAGTAAGGAGGGTGATGTCGCTAGTGAGGACATCTGTACTGGCTACCTCCGTGACGCTCAAAAAACCCTATGGATGGTGGAAGCGGAACTGGGCCAAGCCCCTAATATTGACAAAGACTAAGGCCAATAAAATTTACTTATAAACATAAAAAGGACCGCTGTGGGTCCTTTTTTAACACTTATTTTTCAAGTGCAGCCTTGGCTTGGTCACAGATTGCAGTGAAAGCTTCAGCATCGTTAACAGCGATATCTGCTAACATTTTACGATTGATATCCACGTTAGCTTGGTGTAAACCGTTCATTAAACGGCTATAGCTTAAGCCATTTAAACGTGCAGCCGCATTAATACGGGTAATCCATAAACGACGGAAGTCACGTTTTCTTTGACGACGGTCACGGTAAGCGTATGAATAAGATTTCATAACCGCTTGTTTAGCTACTTTATAGTTGGTTGATTTGCTACCAAAGTAACCTTTTGCTAATTTTAAATATTTTTTACGACGACGGCGTGTAACCGTTCCACCTTTAACACGTGCCATGTTATTCCTCCTTGATTATACTTAGTTCTCTATCTATGCGTCCTGCTTAACTGATCTTACTTGTAAGTGTCAAGCATTTGTTTAATACGTCTTTGGTCGGAAACATGCACCATTGCTGGTTGTTTGTGTTGACGACGTTGTTTCTTGGTTTTACCGTGAAAACGGTGTGAACGTTCTGAATGGCTACGTTTTAATTTTCCTGATGCAGTACGTTTAAAACGTTTAGCTGACGCACGATGTGTTTTTTGTTTTGGCATAATATATCCTCCTGAAATTAATCTTCTTTTGGTGCTAATTGTAGTTGCATAGAGCGTCCTTCCATCTTAGGTTTTTGCTCTACAGTAGCTACATCAGCAAGTTCGCTGGCAAAGCGTTCCAAAACCTCGCGACCTAAATCTTTATGGGTAATGGCGCGACCTCTAAAGCGAATAGAAACCTTCACCTTGTCCCCTTTATCAATGAATTTCTTTCCTTGACGTACTTTAGTTTGAAAGTCGTTTTCATCAATCGTTGGGCTTAAACGGATTTCTTTCACTTGAATCGTCTTTTGATTTTTACGTTGTTCACGCGCTTTACGTTGCTGTTGATAACGATATTTACCATAATCCATAATCCGAGCAACAGGCGGCTTAGCATTAGGTGAGACCAGAACTAAATCGAGTCCTGCTTCCTCAGCCCGCTCTAAGGCATCTCTTTTTGAAATAACCCCTAGCTGTTCTCCTTCTGGATCGATAACGCGTAATTCTTTTGCACGAATATCTTCATTAGTAAATAATTCGTTAAATTTATTCTTAGCGATATACCTTCACCTCCGAATGTTAAAGTGACAACAATAAATGAGATTTCGGCATAGAAAAACGGCGAATATAAAACACTATACCCGCCGTACTTGCACAATAGTCCCTGGGGACCATGTGTCACTGTATCTATCGGCCCGAGGACGTCCTTGTCAACTCAGGCGAGAAACGGGTGTTTCTGCTTCTTTTCTCAACTTTTATAGATTACTATAAAGCTTTCACCTTGTCAAGACATTATTCTTTAATTTGTGCTTTAAAGGCTTCTTTCACTTTTAAGAGCAGGTCAGGATCCTGATCAAGTTCAATAGCTAAAGCGACAAAGGCTTCCACGGCTCGCTTAAGTTGCTGGTGGGCTTCCGAACTATCAGCAACTTGGAGAAACCCTTCTTCATGAACGAAAACCTTACCCTGACCAACGCCCACATTGCCATAAAAAGTTGGGCAAGCATAGCTCACATTGCCAATATCAGTAGACCCAGGTTTTTCCTCTTCCTCACTAATATCGTCAAAACCACTCAGGCGCATGTGATCTTCCATGCGGTCGGCCAAGACTGGATTAACTAAGAGGTCATAGAATTCATTTTCTGGATAGCTGATTTCCAATTGA
This genomic window from Aerococcus sp. Group 1 contains:
- the rpmI gene encoding 50S ribosomal protein L35; this translates as MPKQKTHRASAKRFKRTASGKLKRSHSERSHRFHGKTKKQRRQHKQPAMVHVSDQRRIKQMLDTYK
- a CDS encoding Dps family protein; protein product: MAYTETKKALNQLVADLVQAHTVIHQIHWYMRGEGFLFYHPKLDSFMDDILEQLDVVSERIITIDGSPFSTLKEFSDHTRIPDHKGEWNTSIQEDMHRVADVIRILADDYQLGVDAASKEGDVASEDICTGYLRDAQKTLWMVEAELGQAPNIDKD
- a CDS encoding methionine ABC transporter permease, which gives rise to MEFLEKIMPNVVAISDQFVEATWETLFMTVITCLFAFAIGLVIGVFLVLYMPGGLKENKAVYNVLDKVVNIGRSIPFVILIALLGGFTRLIMGTAIGTAGALVPLIVGTIPFYARQVQNALLEIDPGVIEAALAMGSTTSEIVTRVYLKEAIPGLIRVSALTVINVIGLTAMAGVVGGGGLGDLAINRGYQRYQNDVILVATLLILIMVFISQAVADRLVKHFEH
- a CDS encoding methionine ABC transporter ATP-binding protein, which codes for MIELKNVSVTFESDDKAVHAVKDVSLSIQSGEIFGVIGYSGAGKSTLVRTINCLQRPSSGQVFVNGQEITALSEKDLRLARKKIGMIFQHFNLMKSRTVAENVAYPLKGSGLSKEESQKKVQHLLDLVGLGNRGDSYPSQLSGGQKQRVAIARALANDPHVLLCDEATSALDPKTTSQILDLLKQVNRELGITIVIITHEMAVIKQICDRVAVMEAGSVVEQDSILNIFSNPHEELTQDFISSASPTEKGIETILANPDLLNIEPGDRLLRIDFTGASTGEPLIASLTKKYDLLANILYANIEILQGTPVGTLLISLNGEPSRVQEAINFVHSSGSHTKEYAFDHIEKGDK
- the rplT gene encoding 50S ribosomal protein L20, whose product is MARVKGGTVTRRRRKKYLKLAKGYFGSKSTNYKVAKQAVMKSYSYAYRDRRQRKRDFRRLWITRINAAARLNGLSYSRLMNGLHQANVDINRKMLADIAVNDAEAFTAICDQAKAALEK
- the infC gene encoding translation initiation factor IF-3, producing MAKNKFNELFTNEDIRAKELRVIDPEGEQLGVISKRDALERAEEAGLDLVLVSPNAKPPVARIMDYGKYRYQQQRKAREQRKNQKTIQVKEIRLSPTIDENDFQTKVRQGKKFIDKGDKVKVSIRFRGRAITHKDLGREVLERFASELADVATVEQKPKMEGRSMQLQLAPKED